From the genome of Triticum aestivum cultivar Chinese Spring chromosome 3B, IWGSC CS RefSeq v2.1, whole genome shotgun sequence, one region includes:
- the LOC123067021 gene encoding ankyrin-1: MASGTSSPRGQEPQQLDKELLKAAKYGDSTHMQAMASHDRNILHGKTLQGNTCLHISCIYGHVGFCKDVLELEDSLISAVNLDEETPLITSVRNGHVSLASFLLGRHCSVHHGLRQAILQQDRYGFNALHHAISNGQKDLALELIEAEPALSQAVGKHNESPMFFAVMRNFTPVYEKLLQNPLSACSGGQHCQNCLHAAVMNGDQEFVKLIMKKRPELAREVDTAHETPIALAVRFNKIGILQLMLEHDSTLGYLTGHNGFPLLHVAAHRGQVAAARMLLEHCPDAPYIESDGLTCLHIAVWFDQPEFVEFVLRTPILRKLVNVQDNNGKTALHNAVTKCNPRIVAALLSHVDIDATLLDNHSRPASWELSDVTLNAKTLNWNEVAMLISKANPQNASVLHNLQVQAKRQMTDESRKNAKSLTQTYTSNTSLVAILIATITFAAAFTLPGGYSNDAGSEGLPIMSRNFAFQAFLISDVLAMCSSFAVAFICIIARWEDYEFLVYYTSFTKKLMWFAYVTTTTAFSTGLYTVLAPRVHWLAIAICVMVALLPILTKLLGEWPILKLRLKLGKDFNSDFLDMV; encoded by the exons ATGGCATCCGGTACATCATCACCGAGAGGGCAAGAACCACAACAGTTAGACAAAGAGCTCCTGAAAGCAGCCAAATATGGTGATTCCACACACATGCAGGCCATGGCGTCACATGATCGGAACATACTCCATGGAAAAACTCTGCAGGGGAACACATGCCTCCACATTTCCTGCATTTATGGCCACGTGGGATTCTGCAAGGACGTGCTGGAACTGGAAGATTCTCTCATCAGCGCTGTAAACCTCGACGAGGAGACACCACTTATCACCTCAGTGAGAAATGGTCACGTCTCCTTGGCTTCTTTTTTACTCGGTCGACACTGCTCTGTGCACCATGGATTGAGACAGGCAATCCTGCAGCAAGACAGGTATGGATTTAATGCACTGCACCATGCAATTAGCAATGGCCAAAAAGATCTTGCCTTGGAGTTGATAGAAGCAGAGCCTGCGCTGTCACAAGCTGTGGGCAAGCATAATGAGTCACCCATGTTCTTCGCGGTGATGAGAAATTTTACACCTGTTTATGAGAAACTATTGCAAAATCCTTTGTCTGCGTGCTCGGGAGGACAACACTGTCAAAATTGTCTACATGCTGCAGTTATGAATGGGGATCAAG AATTCGTGAAACTAATCATGAAGAAACGTCCTGAATTGGCCAGAGAAGTTGACACAGCCCACGAAACACCAATAGCACTTGCTGTACGATTCAACAAGATTGGCATTTTACAACTAATGCTGGAACATGATTCAACCCTAGGGTACTTAACAGGCCACAATGGGTTTCCTCTCCTTCATGTTGCGGCACATCGAGGTCAGGTTGCTGCTGCTCGAATGCTTCTGGAACACTGTCCCGATGCTCCTTATATTGAATCAGATGGTTTGACATGTCTTCACATAGCTGTATGGTTTGATCAACCGGAGTTTGTTGAGTTTGTCCTGAGGACGCCAATACTTCGCAAGCTTGTTAACGTGCAAGACAACAACGGAAAAACCGCTCTCCATAATGCTGTCACAAAGTGCAATCCTAGAATTGTTGCTGCTTTATTGTCTCACGTGGATATAGATGCAACACTACTTGACAACCACAGTAGACCAGCGTCCTGGGAACTCTCGGACGTTACGCTGAACGCCAAGACATTAAACTGG AATGAAGTGGCCATGCTTATTTCGAAAGCTAATCCACAAAATGCTTCCGTTCTTCATAATCTTCAAGTGCAAGCCAAACGACAGATGACTGATGAATCAAGGAAGAATGCAAAGTCACTAACTCAAACATACACAAGCAACACTTCGTTAGTGGCGATTCTTATTGCGACAATCACCTTTGCTGCTGCCTTCACCCTTCCAGGAGGATACAGCAATGATGCAGGAAGCGAGGGACTTCCCATCATGTCTAGGAATTTTGCATTTCAGGCATTCTTGATCTCTGATGTCTTAGCAATGTGCTCCTCATTTGCTGTGGCCTTCATATGCATTATAGCAAGGTGGGAGGACTATGAGTTCTTGGTTTATTACACATCCTTCACTAAGAAGCTCATGTGGTTTGCATATGTGACAACAACTACAGCCTTTTCAACTGGTTTATACACGGTGCTCGCTCCACGTGTCCACTGGTTAGCGATTGCAATTTGTGTTATGGTAGCTTTACTGCCCATTCTCACAAAGCTGCTGGGCGAATGGCCTATCTTGAAGCTCAGACTTAAGCTGGGTAAAGATTTCAACTCGGATTTCCTTGATATGGTCTGA
- the LOC123068103 gene encoding ankyrin repeat-containing protein At5g02620, with the protein SDLRGTTPAGNTCLHISCIHGHIEFFRLALEVDQSLLSKVNHEGETPLVIAVAHGHANLASLLLKRCNDLGLQATILRQDKDKSNALHHAIRNGYMDLAIQLLEAAPALSHHVNIYRESPMFMAVMRGFRDIALRLLEINDSSHAGSFCRHALHAVAKNGDQFIAAQIMKKRPQLARKADSNEDTPIRLAVCYNKVGVLRELLQHDISLGYEVNNQGFTLLTSAATRGHVGVARELLNHCPDAPYRHVHHQELTCLHSAVQNGHTKFIEFILQTPQLQRLVNMQDSSGRTALHYAVERCNPRTVAALLSCKGIDTTIFDIHGESAASLLSGITSHEKNLDWKEVQVLMLKADPKDDDIPSDNIHKEVEQQETIESIKERKSTTQRYTTNTSLVAILLARITFTAAFTLPGGYSSDPGSEGNPIMSKKAAFQAFLIFDTLAMCSAFVVSVICLMGRWEDDRFTSYYITVTKRLTWFAYMATLAAFAAGLYTVLSSRRHWMAIGICLLVGFCPCLTWLISKWPILKLNYRLGRRWFSMLFGDYRVGQPSSSAFRDMV; encoded by the exons TCAGATCTTCGTGGAACAACTCCAGCGGGGAACACATGCCTCCACATATCCTGCATTCATGGCCACATTGAATTCTTCAGGCTGGCGCTAGAAGTAGACCAGTCTCTCCTCTCAAAGGTTAATCACGAGGGCGAGACACCACTTGTCATTGCCGTGGCACACGGGCATGCCAATTTGGCTTCTCTTTTACTCAAACGCTGCAATGACCTAGGACTGCAAGCCACAATCTTGCGTCAGGACAAAGATAAATCTAATGCACTGCACCACGCCATCCGCAATGGCTACATGGACCTTGCGATACAGTTGTTAGAAGCGGCGCCTGCTCTGTCGCACCATGTAAACATATACCGTGAGTCACCCATGTTCATGGCTGTAATGAGAGGTTTTAGAGATATTGCCTTGCGACTACTGGAAATCAATGATTCTTCTCATGCTGGCAGTTTTTGCCGCCATGCTCTTCATGCCGTAGCTAAAAATGGGGATCAAT TTATTGCTGCACAAATTATGAAGAAACGTCCTCAACTAGCACGAAAAGCCGACTCCAACGAGGATACTCCGATAAGGCTTGCCGTCTGTTACAACAAGGTTGGGGTGCTGCGGGAATTGCTGCAACATGATATTTCATTAGGGTATGAAGTAAACAACCAAGGTTTTACTCTCCTTACTAGTGCCGCAACTCGAGGTCATGTTGGTGTTGCTCGAGAGCTTCTTAACCATTGTCCAGATGCTCCTTATCGCCATGTACACCATCAAGAATTGACATGCCTTCATTCAGCTGTACAAAATGGTCATACGAAGTTTATTGAGTTTATCCTCCAGACACCGCAACTTCAGCGTCTCGTTAATATGCAAGACAGCAGCGGAAGAACCGCTCTACATTACGCAGTCGAGAGGTGCAATCCCAGAACAGTTGCTGCTTTATTGTCTTGCAAGGGTATAGACACAACAATATTTGACATTCATGGTGAATCCGCTGCTTCCCTATTGTCAGGCATCACCAGCCACGAGAAGAATTTGGACTGG AAGGAGGTGCAGGTGCTTATGTTGAAAGCTGATCCCAAAGATGATGACATCCCTTCAGATAATATTCACAAGGAGGTTGAGCAACAGGAAACTATTGAATCGATAAAGGAGAGGAAGTCAACAACTCAAAGATACACAACAAACACGTCATTAGTGGCGATCCTCCTTGCGAGAATCACCTTCACCGCTGCTTTCACTTTGCCTGGAGGATACAGCAGTGATCCTGGTAGCGAGGGAAATCCCATCATGTCTAAAAAGGCCGCATTTCAAGCATTCCTAATCTTTGACACCTTAGCAATGTGCTCTGCATTTGTTGTGTCCGTCATATGCCTCATGGGAAGATGGGAGGATGATAGGTTCACAAGTTATTACATCACCGTTACTAAGAGGCTCACTTGGTTTGCGTACATGGCAACACTTGCGGCTTTTGCAGCTGGTTTATACACGGTACTATCTTCTCGTCGCCACTGGATGGCCATTGGGATTTGCCTTTTGGTAGGTTTTTGCCCTTGTCTGACTTGGCTCATAAGTAAATGGCCTATCTTGAAGCTCAATTATCGGTTGGGTAGACGTTGGTTCTCCATGTTGTTTGGAGATTACAGGGTGGGTCAACCTTCCAGCTCTGCTTTCCGTGACATGGTCTGA